From the genome of Rhizobium binae, one region includes:
- a CDS encoding DEAD/DEAH box helicase: MVRSGHSRCGAPKGYALTNFESLGVSKPIVATLFQLGIETPTPIQEQAIPLLLQGRDLIGLAQTGTGKTAAFGLPLIEKLLADERRPDNRTTRTLILAPTRELVNQIADNLKKFIRKSPLRINVVVGGVSINKQQLQLEKGTDVLVATPGRLLDLVNRRAITLTTVRYLVLDEADQMLDLGFVHDLRKIAKLVPKKRQTMLFSATMPKAIADLAGEYLVDPVKVEVTPPGKAADKVEQYVHFVAGKNDKTELLRKSLTENPDGRAIVFLRTKHGAEKLMKHLDNIGYSVASIHGNKSQGQRERALKAFRDGSIKTLIATDVAARGIDIPAVSHVYNYDLPEVPDAYVHRIGRTARAGRDGIAIAFCAPDEAKLLRDIERLMGIDIAVASGEPPANINNSGPRRGNGNGNNRNRGGGQGREGQGREGHGRSEGRGDANRSEHRGSRQERRPRPERTSRNEDFRGQRRGEATPNLGPDNDLVSTSDFRPSAKPQRPAHHGAHANGEPSGHHRGNNRHAGRPARKQGEDRGPHQAQGGEPRREGNGGNRRGGSGSRNGGQRRERA, encoded by the coding sequence ATGGTGCGTTCCGGCCATAGTCGTTGTGGCGCCCCGAAAGGTTATGCCTTGACTAATTTTGAATCGCTTGGTGTCTCCAAGCCGATCGTCGCCACCTTGTTCCAGCTCGGCATCGAAACGCCGACGCCGATCCAGGAACAGGCCATCCCCCTTCTCCTCCAGGGCCGAGATCTGATTGGCCTTGCCCAGACCGGCACCGGCAAGACCGCCGCCTTCGGCCTGCCGCTCATCGAAAAGCTGCTTGCCGACGAGCGTCGCCCAGACAACCGCACGACGCGGACGCTTATCCTGGCGCCGACCCGCGAACTGGTGAACCAGATCGCCGACAACCTGAAGAAATTCATCCGCAAATCGCCGCTGCGCATCAACGTCGTCGTTGGCGGCGTCTCGATCAACAAACAGCAGCTTCAGCTGGAAAAAGGCACCGATGTTCTGGTCGCTACGCCCGGCCGCCTGCTTGATCTCGTCAATCGTCGCGCCATCACCCTGACCACGGTGCGCTATCTCGTGCTTGATGAAGCCGACCAGATGCTCGACCTCGGCTTCGTGCACGATCTGCGGAAGATCGCCAAGCTGGTGCCGAAGAAGCGCCAGACCATGCTGTTTTCGGCCACCATGCCGAAGGCTATCGCCGATCTCGCCGGCGAATATCTCGTCGATCCTGTGAAGGTTGAAGTCACGCCTCCGGGCAAGGCTGCCGACAAGGTCGAGCAGTATGTCCATTTCGTCGCCGGCAAGAACGACAAGACGGAACTGTTGCGCAAGTCGCTGACCGAAAATCCCGACGGCCGCGCCATCGTCTTCCTGCGCACCAAGCATGGCGCGGAGAAGCTGATGAAGCACCTCGACAATATCGGCTATTCCGTCGCCTCGATCCACGGCAATAAGAGCCAGGGCCAGCGCGAGCGGGCGCTGAAGGCCTTCCGTGACGGCAGCATCAAGACCCTGATCGCCACCGACGTTGCCGCCCGCGGCATCGATATCCCGGCCGTCAGCCACGTCTATAACTACGACCTGCCCGAGGTGCCCGACGCCTATGTCCATCGCATCGGCCGCACCGCGCGCGCCGGCCGCGACGGCATCGCGATTGCCTTCTGCGCCCCCGACGAAGCCAAGCTGCTGCGTGACATCGAGCGCCTGATGGGCATCGACATCGCAGTCGCAAGCGGCGAACCGCCGGCCAATATCAACAATAGCGGCCCCCGCCGCGGCAACGGCAATGGCAACAACCGCAACCGCGGTGGCGGCCAAGGTCGCGAAGGCCAAGGTCGCGAAGGTCATGGCCGCAGCGAAGGCCGTGGCGACGCGAACCGCTCAGAGCATCGCGGCAGCCGTCAGGAACGCCGCCCGCGTCCCGAACGCACAAGCCGCAACGAGGATTTCCGCGGCCAGCGCCGCGGCGAGGCCACCCCGAATCTTGGCCCCGATAACGATCTGGTCTCGACCTCCGACTTCCGCCCCTCGGCAAAGCCGCAGCGTCCTGCCCATCACGGCGCCCACGCCAATGGCGAACCGAGTGGGCATCACCGCGGCAATAACCGCCACGCCGGTCGCCCGGCCCGAAAGCAAGGCGAAGACCGCGGCCCGCACCAGGCCCAGGGCGGCGAACCCCGCCGTGAGGGCAATGGTGGCAACCGCCGCGGCGGCTCCGGCTCCCGCAATGGTGGCCAGCGCCGCGAACGCGCCTAA
- a CDS encoding DNA alkylation repair protein — translation MPEPLKNLLHEALVGDIADRLAAHAPSFDKAHFVKLATDGLVALELMERAALIRDALFVTLPEDFSDAAAILKASLPASGKPGLTGWMLLPINQFIAARGLDHFELGLDLLKALTPHFTAEFGIRPFIHRDQQRSLAIISGWVDDPDQHVRRLASEGTRPRLPWAMRLTQLVRNPAPILPILSALMDDPEDYVRRSVANSLNDIAKDHPDMVAAFIAGQIEDASPERRRLLKHASRTLLKNGHAQALANFGFGSAASLACELRLLNGEVVFGEGLDFAMRMTNGGEAAQSVMIDYAIHHVKADGSLSPKVFKCKTITLAPGQSQAIERRHAIRPITTRRYYPGEHRIAILVNGAESASESFVLRMPSMDAG, via the coding sequence CCGGAGCCGCTCAAAAACCTGCTGCATGAGGCGCTGGTCGGCGACATAGCCGATCGCCTCGCCGCCCACGCGCCGTCCTTCGATAAGGCCCATTTCGTGAAGCTCGCGACCGACGGCCTCGTGGCGCTGGAACTGATGGAACGCGCGGCGCTGATCCGCGACGCGCTGTTTGTGACGCTTCCCGAGGACTTTAGCGACGCAGCCGCCATCCTGAAGGCAAGCCTGCCTGCATCAGGCAAGCCCGGGCTGACCGGCTGGATGCTGCTGCCGATCAATCAGTTCATCGCTGCGCGCGGCCTCGATCATTTTGAACTCGGCCTCGACCTCCTCAAGGCGCTGACGCCGCATTTCACCGCCGAATTCGGTATTCGTCCCTTCATCCATCGCGACCAGCAGCGCTCGCTCGCCATTATTTCCGGCTGGGTCGATGATCCCGACCAGCATGTGCGCCGACTGGCGAGCGAGGGAACGCGGCCGCGCCTGCCTTGGGCCATGCGCCTGACGCAGCTCGTCAGGAATCCGGCGCCGATCCTGCCGATCCTGAGCGCATTGATGGACGATCCGGAAGATTATGTGCGCCGCTCCGTCGCCAACAGCCTGAACGATATTGCCAAGGATCATCCGGATATGGTTGCCGCCTTCATCGCCGGCCAGATCGAGGACGCTTCACCCGAGCGCCGCCGGCTGCTGAAACATGCCTCGCGCACGCTCCTGAAGAACGGCCACGCACAGGCGCTCGCGAATTTCGGCTTCGGCTCCGCGGCCTCGCTCGCATGCGAACTGCGCCTCCTGAACGGTGAGGTGGTGTTCGGCGAAGGGCTGGATTTCGCAATGCGGATGACCAATGGCGGCGAAGCCGCGCAATCGGTGATGATCGACTATGCCATCCACCATGTGAAGGCTGACGGCTCGCTGTCGCCCAAGGTCTTCAAGTGCAAGACGATCACGCTGGCTCCCGGCCAGAGCCAGGCGATCGAGCGCCGCCACGCCATTCGACCGATCACGACCCGGCGCTATTATCCCGGCGAACATCGCATCGCCATCCTCGTCAACGGTGCCGAAAGCGCATCGGAAAGCTTCGTCCTCAGAATGCCGTCGATGGATGCCGGTTAA
- a CDS encoding AraC family transcriptional regulator codes for MLDHPSRPLSPSTIPMDALSEVLQDFRLSGVNYGRCELRHPWSITFPQQQLLRFHFVSQGPCWIHTEVQGWQELNDGDLVLLPQGVTHRLASAPDVEGDSLKSCQITRLGSNVCDVSREGTGAASTLFCGSMALGAHALNPLIALMPPIIKGCDVAGNDPIVGPLLAAMSTEATQPQMGSATVLSRMADLLAARLIRCWVNCSGASTTGWLAAIRDPNIGRALAAMHRDPGHNWTLERLAGVAGQSRSIFAERFSAILGEGAAHYLARLRMQLARDLLAQNGMSVAEVASRLGYDSEASFARAFKRVTNVSPGIVRRTSSGRTDMDFGF; via the coding sequence ATGCTTGACCATCCGTCCCGGCCGTTGTCGCCCTCAACAATCCCAATGGATGCCCTGAGCGAGGTCCTGCAGGACTTTCGCTTGAGTGGAGTCAACTATGGACGCTGCGAGCTCAGGCATCCATGGAGCATCACCTTTCCGCAACAACAACTGCTTCGTTTTCACTTCGTCAGCCAGGGTCCGTGCTGGATCCATACCGAGGTCCAAGGGTGGCAGGAGTTGAATGATGGCGATCTGGTGCTGCTGCCGCAAGGCGTCACACACCGATTGGCGAGCGCGCCGGACGTTGAGGGCGACTCGCTTAAAAGCTGTCAGATTACAAGATTGGGCAGCAACGTCTGCGACGTCTCTCGGGAAGGGACGGGTGCCGCCAGCACCCTCTTCTGCGGCTCCATGGCTTTGGGCGCCCATGCGCTTAACCCCTTGATCGCCCTGATGCCTCCAATCATCAAAGGCTGCGATGTGGCCGGTAATGACCCGATCGTGGGCCCCCTGCTGGCCGCTATGTCAACGGAGGCGACACAGCCCCAGATGGGAAGCGCGACGGTCTTGTCACGTATGGCGGACTTGCTCGCAGCGCGGCTTATCCGCTGCTGGGTCAACTGCAGCGGAGCCTCGACCACCGGCTGGCTCGCCGCCATCCGCGATCCCAATATCGGTCGTGCGTTGGCGGCCATGCACCGGGATCCCGGCCATAACTGGACCCTCGAAAGGCTCGCCGGCGTGGCAGGCCAGTCGCGCTCGATCTTCGCCGAGCGCTTCAGCGCTATCTTGGGAGAAGGCGCGGCACATTATCTCGCCCGCCTGCGTATGCAGCTTGCCCGCGATTTGTTGGCGCAAAACGGCATGTCGGTTGCCGAGGTTGCCTCCCGATTGGGCTATGACTCCGAGGCGTCTTTCGCGCGGGCCTTCAAGCGTGTCACGAACGTCTCCCCCGGAATTGTGCGTCGCACAAGTTCCGGACGAACGGACATGGATTTCGGATTTTAA